Proteins from a single region of Actinomycetes bacterium:
- the cobT gene encoding nicotinate-nucleotide--dimethylbenzimidazole phosphoribosyltransferase, producing the protein MSGREQEVAALAGAVEPVEGQWADEARRRHDGLVKPPGSLGAVEQLGVQLAAIAGRCPPPVPAAPAVVVAAADHGVHAQGVTPWPQEITSAMVEVFCQGRAAVNAIAATVGARVAVLDVGLAGDPVRHPRLRRARVRDGTADLSQGPAMTREEAAAAVLAGAGLAEELVGSGVDLLVTGDMGIANTTAGACLVAAFTGADPALVTGPGAGADAAMLAHKTTIVVGAVARHSPDRADPLGTLAALGGLEHAALAGVILSGACDRVPVVLDGVNTAAAALVATALCPDALGYLVAGHLSTEPGATVALDHLGLVPLLDLELRLGEGTGGLLAVPIVTAAARLLNDMAAIAELA; encoded by the coding sequence TTGAGCGGGAGAGAGCAGGAGGTGGCCGCGCTGGCCGGCGCGGTCGAGCCCGTCGAGGGCCAGTGGGCCGACGAGGCCCGGCGTCGCCACGACGGGCTGGTCAAGCCACCGGGGAGCCTGGGCGCGGTGGAGCAGCTCGGCGTGCAGCTCGCGGCCATCGCCGGCCGCTGCCCGCCGCCGGTGCCCGCGGCACCGGCGGTGGTCGTGGCCGCGGCCGACCACGGCGTCCACGCCCAAGGGGTGACGCCCTGGCCGCAGGAGATCACCTCGGCCATGGTGGAGGTGTTCTGCCAGGGCCGGGCCGCGGTCAACGCGATCGCCGCGACCGTGGGCGCTCGCGTGGCCGTGCTCGACGTCGGGCTGGCCGGGGACCCGGTCAGGCACCCGCGGCTGCGCCGGGCCCGCGTCCGCGACGGCACCGCCGACCTGTCCCAAGGGCCCGCGATGACCCGGGAGGAGGCGGCTGCGGCCGTGCTGGCTGGCGCGGGCCTGGCCGAGGAGCTGGTCGGCAGCGGCGTCGACCTGCTGGTCACCGGCGACATGGGCATCGCCAACACCACCGCTGGGGCGTGCCTGGTCGCCGCGTTCACCGGCGCCGACCCGGCCCTGGTGACCGGCCCCGGCGCGGGGGCTGACGCCGCGATGCTCGCGCACAAGACCACGATCGTCGTCGGCGCCGTCGCTCGCCACAGCCCGGACCGGGCCGACCCACTCGGCACGCTGGCCGCGCTCGGCGGGCTCGAGCACGCCGCGCTCGCCGGCGTGATCCTCTCCGGCGCGTGCGACCGGGTCCCGGTCGTGCTCGACGGCGTGAACACGGCGGCCGCGGCGCTCGTGGCCACCGCGCTCTGCCCGGACGCGCTCGGCTACCTGGTCGCCGGCCACCTGTCCACCGAGCCGGGCGCCACGGTCGCGCTCGACCACCTCGGCCTGGTGCCGCTCCTCGACCTCGAGCTGCGCCTCGGTGAGGGCACCGGCGGCCTGCTCGCCGTCCCCATCGTCACCGCCGCCGCCCGCCTGCTCAACGACATGGCGGCAATCGCCGAGCTGGCGTAG
- a CDS encoding bifunctional adenosylcobinamide kinase/adenosylcobinamide-phosphate guanylyltransferase: protein MISTTTMAELILVLGGTRSGKSAVAESLVAGADGVRSPVVYVATGSAGDAEMAERIAAHRARRPPGWRTVETQDPAAAVRAAPPGSAVLVDALGLWLAARLDAEPGVLLAEVDALAAAAAAHHGGPVVVVAEEAGLGVVPAGAATRRWLDLLGEAKQRLAAVAARTLLVVAGHPLTVSPPTPAEAAGGYAPGVHGDRLVPEGALDFAANVRGPTPAHVRQALDRALDLAAGYPDDAAGRAAVAGRHRRPAGEVLVTAGATDAFHVLARVVGARLACMVHPGFSEPETALRAAGVPVTYAFRAAAQGWRLDPTAVDDRADVVVVGNPNNPTGTLDDAERVAALCRPGRVTVVDEAFMDFVEDEPSWSLAGRRDLPGLVVVRSVTKLWGLAGVRAGYLLGPAGLVARCAAARPPWATSTLALAAVEVCAGDERHRRQVAREVAAAREALAAGLRALPGVTVHHGAANFLLVGVPDGPAVHAGLLERGVAVRPPTFPGLGPDHLRVAVRDEEANRLLVKTLEEVLGG, encoded by the coding sequence ATGATCAGCACCACCACCATGGCTGAGCTGATCCTCGTGCTCGGCGGCACCCGCTCGGGCAAGAGCGCGGTGGCCGAGTCGCTGGTGGCCGGTGCCGACGGGGTGCGGAGCCCGGTCGTGTACGTGGCCACGGGCAGCGCAGGCGACGCCGAGATGGCCGAGCGCATCGCCGCGCACCGGGCCCGGCGCCCGCCGGGCTGGCGCACGGTCGAGACCCAGGACCCGGCCGCTGCGGTGCGCGCCGCCCCGCCCGGCAGCGCCGTGCTGGTCGATGCGCTCGGCCTGTGGCTCGCGGCACGCCTGGACGCTGAGCCTGGCGTGCTGCTCGCCGAGGTGGACGCGCTCGCCGCCGCCGCAGCGGCTCACCACGGGGGCCCGGTCGTGGTCGTCGCCGAGGAGGCCGGCCTCGGCGTGGTCCCCGCTGGTGCGGCCACCCGGCGCTGGCTGGACCTGCTCGGCGAGGCCAAGCAGCGCCTGGCCGCCGTTGCCGCGCGCACGCTGCTGGTCGTGGCCGGCCATCCGCTGACCGTGTCGCCCCCGACCCCGGCGGAGGCGGCGGGCGGGTACGCGCCCGGGGTGCACGGCGACCGGCTCGTGCCCGAGGGGGCGCTGGACTTCGCGGCCAACGTCCGCGGCCCCACGCCCGCCCACGTCCGCCAGGCGCTCGACCGGGCCCTGGACCTCGCCGCCGGCTACCCCGACGACGCCGCAGGCCGCGCCGCCGTCGCCGGCCGCCACCGCCGGCCGGCTGGTGAGGTGCTGGTCACGGCGGGAGCGACCGACGCGTTCCACGTGCTCGCGCGGGTGGTCGGGGCGCGGCTGGCCTGCATGGTCCATCCCGGCTTCAGCGAGCCCGAGACCGCCCTGCGCGCCGCCGGGGTGCCGGTGACCTATGCCTTCCGCGCGGCTGCCCAAGGCTGGCGCCTGGACCCCACGGCCGTGGACGACCGGGCCGACGTGGTGGTCGTCGGCAACCCGAACAACCCGACGGGCACGCTGGACGACGCTGAGCGGGTCGCTGCGCTCTGCCGTCCCGGGCGCGTCACCGTGGTCGACGAGGCGTTCATGGACTTCGTCGAGGACGAGCCTTCGTGGTCCCTGGCCGGCCGCAGGGACCTGCCCGGGCTCGTGGTCGTGCGCAGCGTGACCAAGCTGTGGGGGCTCGCAGGGGTGCGCGCGGGCTACCTGCTCGGACCGGCCGGCCTGGTCGCCCGCTGCGCGGCCGCCCGCCCGCCGTGGGCCACCAGCACGCTGGCGCTGGCCGCGGTCGAGGTCTGCGCCGGTGACGAGCGCCACCGCCGCCAGGTCGCGCGCGAAGTCGCCGCGGCCCGCGAGGCGCTCGCGGCCGGGCTGCGCGCGCTGCCCGGGGTGACCGTCCACCACGGCGCCGCGAACTTCCTGCTGGTCGGCGTGCCAGACGGGCCGGCAGTGCACGCGGGGCTGCTCGAACGGGGCGTCGCGGTGCGCCCGCCGACGTTCCCCGGCCTCGGTCCCGACCATCTCCGGGTCGCGGTCCGCGACGAGGAGGCCAACAGGCTGCTGGTCAAGACACTCGAGGAGGTGCTGGGAGGTTGA
- a CDS encoding sirohydrochlorin chelatase — MGEPALLLAGHGSVSQAGIAEYFALADRVRALEPGLAVGTGFLELAPPPLSVAVGDLVAAGHRDVVVVPLVLVGAGHAKADIPAVVAEARRAFPEVRLRYGRELGIHPDLLAVVVERLDATVPADLRGETAVLLVGRGSSDPDANADILKVARLLWEGREWPTVEACFVGITGPRVPEGLERCRRLGHRRIAVVPYFLFTGVLERRIHAQAAGFASAHPDVAVQVTRYLGPDDRVAELVLERYREAVRGAVPRSCDTCAYRLAHAPTHQHHHDQHHHHG; from the coding sequence ATGGGGGAGCCCGCGCTGCTCCTGGCCGGGCATGGCAGCGTCAGCCAGGCCGGGATCGCCGAGTACTTCGCGCTCGCCGACCGGGTGCGCGCGCTCGAGCCGGGGCTCGCGGTCGGCACCGGGTTCCTCGAGCTGGCCCCGCCGCCGCTGTCGGTCGCGGTCGGCGACCTCGTCGCCGCCGGGCACCGCGACGTCGTCGTCGTCCCGCTGGTGCTGGTCGGCGCGGGCCACGCCAAGGCCGACATCCCCGCGGTCGTGGCCGAGGCGCGCCGGGCGTTCCCGGAGGTCCGGCTCCGCTACGGGCGGGAGCTCGGCATCCACCCGGACCTGCTCGCCGTGGTCGTCGAGCGGCTGGACGCGACCGTCCCGGCCGACCTGCGTGGCGAGACCGCGGTGCTGCTGGTCGGGCGGGGCTCGTCGGACCCCGACGCCAACGCCGACATCCTCAAGGTCGCCCGGCTGCTGTGGGAGGGGCGGGAATGGCCGACCGTGGAGGCCTGCTTCGTGGGGATCACCGGCCCACGGGTCCCCGAGGGCCTGGAGCGCTGCCGGCGGCTCGGGCACCGGCGCATCGCGGTGGTGCCGTACTTCCTCTTCACCGGCGTGCTGGAGCGACGCATCCACGCCCAGGCCGCCGGGTTCGCCTCAGCCCACCCCGACGTCGCCGTCCAGGTCACCCGCTACCTCGGCCCCGACGACCGGGTGGCCGAGCTGGTGCTCGAGCGCTACCGCGAAGCGGTCCGGGGCGCGGTCCCGCGCAGCTGCGACACCTGCGCCTACCGCCTCGCCCACGCGCCCACCCACCAGCACCACCATGATCAGCACCACCACCATGGCTGA
- a CDS encoding precorrin-8X methylmutase, translating to MMRMVHPVELESYRRLRAAVDLSGLPPLSRAVTERVIHASADLDYAGDLVLDEAALRAGLAALRAGAPVVVDTRMVAAGISGLATVCGLDHAPAVQSSEPRRVTGVSGHDQAAAGAGETRSAAGIRAAARQAGPGAVYAIGCAPTALQALLGLDADPALVIGLPVGFVGAVEAKQALRASGLPAASNRGPKGGAAVAAAALNALRYWEDR from the coding sequence CTGATGCGAATGGTCCACCCGGTCGAGCTGGAGTCCTACCGGCGGCTGCGGGCCGCGGTCGACCTGTCCGGGCTGCCGCCGCTGTCCCGGGCGGTCACCGAGCGGGTCATCCACGCCAGTGCCGACCTCGACTACGCCGGCGACCTCGTGCTCGACGAGGCGGCGCTGCGTGCGGGGCTCGCGGCGCTGCGCGCGGGCGCGCCGGTGGTGGTCGACACCCGCATGGTCGCCGCGGGCATCAGCGGGCTGGCGACCGTCTGTGGGCTCGACCACGCGCCCGCGGTCCAGTCGAGCGAGCCCAGGCGTGTCACCGGCGTCAGCGGGCACGACCAAGCGGCGGCGGGCGCGGGCGAGACCCGCAGCGCCGCCGGCATCCGCGCCGCGGCCAGGCAGGCCGGTCCCGGCGCGGTGTACGCGATCGGGTGCGCCCCCACCGCGCTGCAGGCGCTGCTCGGCCTGGACGCGGACCCGGCGCTGGTCATCGGGCTGCCGGTCGGGTTCGTCGGGGCGGTCGAGGCCAAGCAGGCCCTGCGGGCCAGCGGCCTGCCCGCCGCCTCCAACCGCGGGCCCAAGGGTGGCGCCGCCGTGGCCGCTGCCGCGCTGAACGCGCTGCGCTACTGGGAGGACCGGTGA
- a CDS encoding 4Fe-4S binding protein: MNRFTVTADCVGCGLCLRTCPERAIRATRDGLVVLSSCTGCAECAEVCPVDACVEVPA, translated from the coding sequence GTGAACCGGTTCACGGTGACCGCTGACTGCGTCGGCTGCGGGCTGTGCCTGCGCACCTGCCCGGAGCGGGCGATCCGCGCCACCCGTGACGGGCTGGTCGTCCTGTCCAGCTGCACCGGCTGCGCGGAGTGCGCCGAGGTCTGCCCGGTCGACGCCTGCGTGGAGGTGCCCGCCTGA
- the cobJ gene encoding precorrin-3B C(17)-methyltransferase, whose protein sequence is MICVVAATRAGRRLAADLAAHLDGKLVEHDGKLGEHDGGAGRVDAPVGDPQQWRDGLGHLDDGAGQRRGRLGHGPARAAVAAAWAEADQLVLVMAAGAAVRLVAPLLAGKQADPGVVCVDDAGRFALPLLGGHERGANALAERIAAHLGATPVVTTASEAHGLAGLTDLGLPVDPEAADLAAVGGALVSGDAVHLCNRPRWPLGPLPGTVVEVAEPVAPLLWVTDRRVDPPRPAVVLRPPSLVLGVGASRGVAAAEVGALIDRVLDEAGLAHGSVHCLATVDAKAGEPGLVEAAERLGVPLVPLPAGRLAAVAVPNPSPVVAAAVGTPSVAEAAALHLGGELVVPKRKSAMATVAVARRAPRGMLLLVSLGPGGPAAVTDQARQALARAEVVVGYGPYVDQARPLLRRGTRCERYELGDEVRRAERAVGLARQGRRVALVSGGDVGVYAMASPALERCGDDLDVEVVPGVTAASAAAAVLGSPLGHDHCAISLSDLLTPWEVIRRRIKAAAEGDLVIGFYNPRSRQRDWQLAEARLLLLEHRSPGTPVAVVSDATRTGERVVRTTLAALDPGEAGMHSLVVVGSSQTRWIAGRMVTPRGYR, encoded by the coding sequence ATGATCTGCGTGGTCGCCGCCACCAGGGCGGGCCGGCGGCTCGCCGCCGACCTCGCCGCCCACCTCGACGGCAAGCTCGTCGAGCACGACGGCAAGCTCGGCGAGCACGACGGCGGGGCGGGGCGGGTCGACGCGCCGGTCGGTGACCCACAGCAGTGGCGCGACGGGCTCGGCCACCTCGACGACGGTGCCGGGCAGCGGCGCGGCCGGCTCGGCCACGGCCCGGCCCGCGCGGCGGTCGCCGCGGCCTGGGCCGAGGCCGACCAGCTCGTGCTGGTCATGGCCGCGGGTGCGGCGGTGCGGCTGGTCGCGCCGCTGCTGGCCGGCAAGCAGGCCGACCCGGGCGTGGTCTGCGTGGACGACGCCGGCCGGTTCGCCCTGCCCCTGCTCGGCGGGCACGAGCGCGGCGCCAACGCGCTCGCCGAGCGCATCGCCGCCCACCTCGGGGCCACGCCGGTGGTGACCACCGCGTCCGAGGCGCACGGCCTGGCCGGGCTGACCGACCTCGGCCTGCCCGTCGACCCCGAGGCCGCCGACCTGGCCGCGGTCGGTGGCGCGCTCGTCTCCGGCGACGCCGTGCACCTGTGCAACCGGCCCCGCTGGCCGCTCGGCCCGCTGCCCGGCACCGTCGTCGAGGTGGCCGAGCCCGTCGCGCCACTGCTGTGGGTCACCGACCGGCGCGTCGACCCGCCCCGCCCCGCCGTCGTGCTCCGCCCCCCCTCGCTGGTCCTGGGCGTCGGGGCCAGCCGTGGCGTGGCCGCCGCCGAGGTCGGCGCGCTGATCGACAGGGTCCTGGACGAAGCCGGCCTGGCCCACGGGTCGGTCCACTGCCTGGCCACCGTGGACGCCAAGGCCGGCGAGCCGGGGCTGGTCGAGGCCGCCGAACGCCTCGGGGTGCCGCTGGTGCCGCTGCCGGCCGGGCGGCTCGCGGCGGTCGCGGTGCCCAACCCGAGCCCGGTGGTGGCCGCCGCGGTCGGCACGCCCAGCGTGGCCGAGGCCGCCGCCCTCCACCTCGGCGGCGAGCTCGTGGTCCCCAAGCGCAAGAGCGCGATGGCCACGGTCGCGGTCGCGCGCCGGGCCCCTCGGGGCATGCTGCTGCTGGTCAGCCTCGGCCCGGGCGGGCCAGCGGCAGTCACCGACCAGGCCCGCCAGGCGCTCGCCCGGGCCGAGGTGGTCGTCGGGTACGGCCCCTACGTCGACCAGGCCAGGCCGCTGCTCCGGCGCGGCACGCGGTGCGAGCGCTACGAGCTCGGCGACGAGGTCCGCCGGGCCGAGCGTGCGGTCGGCCTGGCCCGCCAGGGACGGCGCGTTGCGCTGGTGTCGGGCGGCGACGTCGGCGTGTACGCGATGGCCTCGCCGGCCCTGGAGCGCTGCGGCGACGACCTCGACGTGGAGGTGGTCCCGGGCGTGACCGCGGCCAGCGCCGCCGCGGCCGTCCTGGGCTCGCCGCTGGGCCACGACCACTGCGCGATCTCGCTGTCGGACCTGCTCACCCCGTGGGAGGTCATCCGCCGCCGGATCAAGGCGGCCGCCGAGGGCGACCTCGTGATCGGCTTCTACAACCCGCGCAGCCGGCAGCGCGACTGGCAGCTCGCGGAGGCGCGCCTGCTGCTGCTCGAGCACCGCAGCCCCGGCACGCCGGTGGCGGTGGTGAGCGACGCCACCCGAACGGGCGAGCGGGTCGTGCGCACCACGCTGGCCGCCCTGGACCCGGGCGAGGCCGGCATGCACAGCCTGGTCGTGGTCGGCAGCTCGCAGACCCGCTGGATCGCCGGGCGCATGGTGACCCCGAGGGGCTACCGGTGA
- the cbiE gene encoding precorrin-6y C5,15-methyltransferase (decarboxylating) subunit CbiE — protein sequence MITVVGLGEQPLGERAVAALAQAELVAGGRRHLDAVAGLLPARRREVELAGALGPALDALAGDPGPAVVLASGDPGFFGIVRALAGRLGPGALRVIPGVSSVSSAFARAGLHWDDAVVASAHGRDPAAAVNLCRRYPKVAVLTSPGFGPAALARALPGAGRTLVVVEDVGPDERVTAAAPEVIAGQTFTDPNVVLCLDDAHPVGDRGRQWPPRLTPDRWALPEEGFLHRDGMITKSEVRAVALAWLGPGPGDLVWDVGAGSGAVAVEAARLGAAVVAVDADPAQCERVRANAGRHRVPVEVVEGRAPAVLEGLPDPDAVFVGGGGTQLGDVVRAAAGRAGRAVVVALATVERVGPVRELLAAAGLEVEGVQLAAARLAPLGAGTRLAAANPVFLLCGRRCP from the coding sequence GTGATCACCGTGGTGGGCCTGGGCGAGCAGCCGCTCGGCGAGCGGGCCGTGGCCGCGCTGGCCCAGGCCGAGCTGGTGGCCGGCGGGCGGCGGCACCTCGACGCCGTCGCCGGCCTGCTGCCCGCCCGGCGGCGGGAGGTCGAGCTGGCCGGCGCGCTCGGCCCGGCCCTGGACGCGCTCGCCGGCGACCCCGGCCCGGCGGTCGTGCTCGCCTCCGGGGACCCCGGGTTCTTCGGGATCGTCCGCGCCCTCGCCGGCCGGCTCGGCCCGGGCGCCCTGCGGGTGATCCCGGGGGTGTCCAGCGTCTCCTCGGCGTTCGCCAGGGCCGGGCTGCACTGGGACGACGCGGTGGTCGCCTCGGCGCACGGGCGCGACCCGGCCGCCGCGGTCAACCTCTGCCGCCGCTACCCGAAGGTCGCGGTGCTCACCAGTCCGGGCTTCGGGCCTGCCGCGCTCGCCCGGGCACTGCCCGGCGCCGGCCGTACCCTGGTGGTCGTCGAGGACGTGGGCCCGGACGAGCGGGTCACCGCCGCGGCGCCGGAGGTGATCGCCGGGCAGACCTTCACCGATCCCAACGTCGTGCTCTGCCTCGACGACGCCCACCCGGTCGGGGACAGGGGCCGGCAGTGGCCGCCCCGCCTCACCCCCGACCGGTGGGCGCTGCCCGAGGAGGGGTTCCTCCACCGCGACGGGATGATCACCAAGAGCGAGGTGCGGGCGGTCGCGCTCGCCTGGCTCGGACCAGGGCCCGGCGACCTGGTCTGGGACGTCGGCGCGGGCAGCGGCGCCGTGGCGGTCGAGGCGGCCAGGCTCGGCGCCGCGGTGGTGGCGGTCGACGCCGACCCCGCCCAGTGCGAGCGGGTGCGCGCCAACGCCGGCCGCCACCGGGTGCCGGTGGAGGTCGTGGAGGGGCGGGCCCCTGCGGTCCTGGAGGGGCTGCCCGACCCGGACGCGGTGTTCGTCGGCGGCGGCGGGACGCAGCTCGGCGACGTCGTGCGGGCGGCGGCCGGGCGGGCCGGCCGCGCCGTGGTCGTGGCGCTCGCCACCGTGGAGCGGGTCGGCCCGGTCCGCGAGCTGCTCGCCGCCGCCGGCCTCGAGGTCGAGGGCGTCCAGCTCGCGGCCGCGCGCCTTGCCCCGCTCGGCGCCGGCACCCGGCTCGCCGCTGCCAACCCGGTCTTCCTGCTGTGCGGGAGGCGCTGCCCATGA
- a CDS encoding cobalt-precorrin-5B (C(1))-methyltransferase, with translation MSSDLREPDLPRTAKVRTGPLRSGWTTGTCSAAAAKAAAVLLAGYQAPAEVEVALPGGQRVRFPVERAEAGDGWAEAVVVKDAGDDPDVTHGAHLTVRLQPAGQPGVTWRAGKGVGTVTKPGLGLEVGGPAINPVPREQISRAIGEVLDLDTAGVVCEISVPGGERMARKTTNPRLGIVGGISILGTTGIVRPFSTASWQASVVQAVDVVAAQGLDVVVLSTGGRTERAAMRLLPDLPECCFVEVGDFTGAALRQAVADGLRRCVFVGMAGKLAKLAAGVMMTHWTRSKVDLDALAEVTAEAGAPPEAVAAVRGANTARHAYELWREHRVDRAPALLCARVAGNLERFAEGRLRAEVVMVDFDTLEPVGRAP, from the coding sequence ATGAGCTCCGACCTGCGCGAGCCTGACCTTCCCCGCACGGCGAAGGTCCGCACCGGGCCGCTGCGCAGCGGCTGGACCACCGGCACCTGCTCGGCCGCGGCCGCCAAGGCCGCGGCCGTGCTGCTCGCCGGCTACCAGGCGCCCGCCGAGGTCGAGGTGGCCCTGCCGGGCGGCCAGCGCGTGCGCTTCCCGGTCGAGCGGGCCGAGGCAGGCGACGGCTGGGCCGAGGCGGTCGTGGTGAAGGACGCCGGCGACGACCCGGACGTGACCCACGGCGCCCACCTCACCGTGCGGCTGCAGCCCGCCGGCCAGCCCGGCGTGACCTGGCGCGCCGGCAAGGGCGTCGGCACGGTCACCAAGCCCGGCCTCGGCCTCGAGGTCGGCGGGCCGGCGATCAACCCAGTCCCCCGGGAGCAGATCAGCCGCGCCATCGGTGAGGTGCTCGACCTCGACACGGCCGGGGTCGTCTGCGAGATCTCCGTGCCCGGCGGCGAGCGCATGGCCCGCAAGACCACCAACCCGCGCCTGGGGATCGTCGGCGGCATCTCGATCCTCGGCACCACCGGCATCGTGCGGCCGTTCTCGACCGCGTCGTGGCAGGCGTCGGTGGTGCAGGCGGTCGACGTGGTCGCCGCCCAGGGGCTCGACGTGGTGGTGCTCTCGACCGGCGGGCGCACCGAGCGGGCCGCCATGCGCCTGCTGCCCGACCTGCCCGAGTGCTGCTTCGTCGAGGTGGGCGACTTCACCGGCGCCGCGCTCCGCCAGGCGGTCGCCGACGGGCTGCGCCGCTGCGTGTTCGTTGGCATGGCAGGCAAGCTGGCCAAGCTCGCCGCCGGGGTCATGATGACCCACTGGACCCGGTCGAAGGTGGACCTCGACGCGCTCGCGGAGGTGACCGCCGAGGCGGGCGCCCCCCCGGAGGCCGTCGCGGCGGTCCGCGGGGCCAACACCGCCCGCCACGCCTACGAGCTGTGGCGGGAGCACCGCGTGGACCGTGCGCCGGCCCTGCTCTGCGCCCGGGTGGCCGGCAACCTGGAGCGCTTCGCCGAGGGCAGGCTCCGCGCCGAGGTGGTCATGGTCGACTTCGACACCCTCGAACCGGTGGGGCGGGCCCCGTGA
- the cobM gene encoding precorrin-4 C(11)-methyltransferase, whose product MTPEPRSSTHGARASGSVPAQPAGTRRRYSPGALGKVWFVGAGPGAADLLTLRGARVIAAADVVVWAASLVQPEVVAGAGGERLDSSHMTLEEVCAVYDRAAANGLQVARVHSGDPSLYGAIGEQIAYCDRLGLGWEIVPGVSSLAAAAAVAGRELTVPEVGQSVIITRLPTATPMPPGEEVRELARHGTTMALFLSAKRGRRLQEELLAGGYPPDTPCLVAYRVTWPEELLAWCRLDELARTLREARLHKHTLILVGPALAAEGTRSHLYDPTFAHEFRAAHP is encoded by the coding sequence ATGACCCCAGAGCCCCGGTCGAGCACCCACGGCGCGCGGGCGTCCGGCTCCGTGCCAGCTCAGCCTGCTGGAACGCGACGCCGATACTCGCCCGGGGCTCTGGGGAAGGTGTGGTTCGTCGGCGCCGGGCCGGGCGCGGCCGACCTGCTCACGCTGCGCGGCGCGCGCGTGATCGCCGCGGCCGACGTGGTGGTCTGGGCCGCGAGCCTGGTGCAGCCCGAGGTGGTGGCCGGAGCCGGGGGTGAGCGGCTCGACTCCTCGCACATGACCCTCGAGGAGGTCTGCGCGGTCTACGACCGCGCCGCGGCCAACGGCCTGCAGGTCGCCCGGGTCCACTCGGGCGACCCGTCGCTCTACGGCGCGATCGGCGAGCAGATCGCCTACTGCGACCGCCTCGGGCTCGGCTGGGAGATCGTGCCCGGCGTGTCGTCGCTGGCCGCGGCGGCCGCCGTCGCCGGCCGCGAGCTCACCGTCCCGGAGGTCGGGCAGTCGGTCATCATCACCCGCCTGCCGACGGCCACGCCGATGCCGCCCGGCGAGGAGGTGCGCGAGCTCGCCCGGCACGGCACCACCATGGCGCTGTTCCTGTCGGCCAAGCGCGGCCGGAGGCTCCAGGAAGAGCTGCTGGCCGGCGGCTACCCGCCCGACACCCCGTGCCTGGTCGCCTACCGGGTGACCTGGCCGGAGGAGCTGCTCGCGTGGTGCCGCCTCGACGAGCTCGCCCGCACCCTGCGCGAGGCCAGGCTGCACAAGCACACGCTGATCCTGGTCGGCCCCGCGCTCGCCGCCGAGGGCACCCGCAGCCACCTGTACGACCCCACCTTTGCCCATGAATTCCGAGCCGCTCACCCATGA
- the cobI gene encoding precorrin-2 C(20)-methyltransferase: MTPAAAPGASREREGRHPPAGVPGVRPGRLTGVGVGPGDPELVTVKAVRVLREADAVFVPVSAGGEPGYAEQIVKAHVDRAVQRLEFVLGDDPSGREASWAAAARAVARAVEGGAWVAFATIGDPNLYSTFTYLARRLPLPAAVDTVPGITALQDLAARAGTVLAEGDQTLALLPFTAGPERLAAALDTFDTVVTYKGGRLLPQLRKVLADAGRLDQAVFGARLGLEGEQLGPLPDGPAPYLSTVIAWRPA, from the coding sequence ATGACCCCGGCGGCCGCACCCGGAGCCTCGCGCGAGCGGGAGGGGCGCCACCCCCCGGCGGGCGTACCAGGAGTCAGGCCCGGGCGGCTTACCGGGGTCGGGGTCGGGCCGGGCGACCCGGAGCTGGTCACGGTCAAGGCCGTGCGGGTGCTGCGCGAGGCCGACGCGGTGTTCGTGCCGGTCTCGGCGGGCGGCGAGCCCGGCTACGCCGAGCAGATCGTCAAGGCCCACGTCGACCGTGCCGTGCAGCGGCTGGAGTTCGTCCTCGGCGACGACCCGTCCGGGCGCGAGGCGAGCTGGGCCGCTGCGGCGCGGGCGGTCGCCCGCGCCGTCGAGGGCGGCGCCTGGGTGGCGTTCGCCACCATCGGCGACCCGAACCTCTACTCGACCTTCACCTACCTCGCGCGCCGCCTGCCGCTGCCGGCCGCCGTCGACACGGTGCCCGGCATCACCGCGCTGCAGGACCTCGCGGCCCGCGCTGGCACGGTGCTCGCCGAAGGCGACCAGACCCTGGCCCTGCTGCCGTTCACCGCCGGCCCCGAGCGGCTGGCAGCGGCCCTCGACACGTTCGACACGGTCGTGACCTACAAGGGCGGGCGCCTCCTGCCCCAGCTCCGCAAGGTGCTCGCCGACGCCGGGCGCCTGGACCAGGCGGTGTTCGGCGCCCGCCTCGGGCTTGAGGGCGAGCAGCTCGGCCCGCTGCCCGACGGGCCGGCGCCCTACCTGTCCACGGTGATCGCATGGAGGCCGGCATGA